In Ectothiorhodosinus mongolicus, one DNA window encodes the following:
- the gshB gene encoding glutathione synthase gives MNKTPLRLGVIMDPIAQINIKKDSTFAMLLAAQARGWEVHYLEQSDIWLEGGQVQCQTRVVRVQDDPSVWFELGEVQTSTLASMDIVLMRKDPPFDMEYIYTTYLLELAMQAGTLVVNHPAALRDANEKLFTAWFPDCCPATLVTRDPQRIRDFLAREQDIIVKPLDGMGGASIFRLRPEDPNLSVILETMTQFGQRTVMAQRFLPEYRQGDKRILLINGEPVPFALARIPAVGETRANLAAGGRGEGVALSDRDRAICEQIGPVLRDKGLLFVGIDVIGDYLTEINVTSPTCIRELDAIYGLDIAGQLMDCLDTKRAETS, from the coding sequence ATGAATAAGACCCCACTTCGCCTCGGTGTGATCATGGATCCCATCGCGCAGATCAACATCAAGAAAGATTCGACATTTGCCATGTTGCTGGCGGCGCAAGCGCGCGGCTGGGAAGTTCACTATCTGGAACAGTCCGATATCTGGCTGGAGGGCGGGCAGGTGCAATGCCAAACCCGCGTGGTTCGGGTTCAGGATGACCCCAGCGTGTGGTTTGAGCTGGGTGAGGTGCAGACCTCTACCCTAGCCAGCATGGATATCGTGCTGATGCGCAAGGATCCGCCTTTTGACATGGAATACATCTACACCACTTACCTGCTTGAACTGGCGATGCAGGCAGGTACTTTGGTGGTCAATCATCCGGCGGCACTGCGTGATGCCAATGAAAAACTATTTACCGCCTGGTTCCCTGACTGTTGTCCTGCGACCTTGGTGACCCGCGACCCGCAAAGAATTCGGGATTTTTTGGCCAGAGAACAGGACATCATTGTGAAACCTCTGGATGGCATGGGCGGAGCTTCGATTTTTCGCTTAAGGCCAGAGGATCCCAATCTAAGCGTTATCTTAGAAACCATGACTCAGTTCGGGCAACGAACCGTGATGGCGCAGCGATTTTTGCCGGAGTATCGGCAGGGGGACAAGCGTATCCTGCTGATCAATGGCGAGCCCGTGCCTTTTGCCTTGGCGCGCATCCCGGCGGTGGGCGAAACCCGCGCCAATCTCGCCGCGGGCGGACGCGGTGAAGGCGTGGCGCTCTCAGACCGAGATCGCGCCATTTGCGAGCAGATTGGGCCCGTACTGCGCGATAAAGGCTTGCTGTTTGTGGGCATCGACGTGATTGGTGACTATCTCACGGAAATCAATGTCACCAGCCCTACCTGCATTCGCGAGCTGGACGCGATTTATGGATTGGATATCGCCGGGCAGCTGATGGATTGTCTTGATACCAAACGAGCCGAGACATCATGA
- a CDS encoding energy transducer TonB, whose translation MTPAVSQNPVDQRFLCALLAALALHALMIFGLGSPSTQIKPLIPTQILDVILVSSPSEVEPEEAQAIAEQAQIAQPLPAPEAAAPVSEPSRAESAPSEPSLNQLLSSSLDLARGARADGSTQAGTQPRIHYLDALSAKSAIEAAYIEAWVRKVEQVGNSNYPGAARREGLSGQLLLSVLLDQDGRVISIQLGQSSGHAVLDEAAKHIVALASPFAPFPPEMRRQYDQLMITRTWAFRGERLTPGR comes from the coding sequence ATGACGCCAGCAGTCTCACAAAACCCCGTTGATCAGCGCTTTCTTTGCGCATTGCTGGCGGCACTGGCACTGCATGCGCTAATGATTTTTGGCTTGGGATCACCCAGCACGCAGATCAAACCCCTGATCCCAACGCAGATTTTGGATGTGATTTTGGTCAGCAGCCCCAGCGAGGTCGAACCCGAAGAGGCGCAAGCCATTGCCGAGCAAGCGCAAATAGCTCAGCCCTTGCCCGCGCCCGAAGCGGCGGCGCCAGTGAGTGAACCCAGTCGCGCTGAGTCAGCCCCAAGCGAGCCCTCTTTGAATCAATTACTTAGTAGCAGCCTTGATTTGGCGAGGGGCGCACGTGCCGATGGCTCGACACAAGCCGGCACCCAGCCGCGCATACACTACCTCGATGCGCTGAGCGCCAAATCGGCGATTGAAGCGGCCTATATCGAGGCCTGGGTGCGCAAAGTCGAACAGGTCGGCAACAGCAATTATCCGGGCGCCGCTAGACGAGAGGGTCTCAGCGGTCAACTGCTGCTGAGCGTGCTTTTAGACCAAGATGGCCGCGTCATCAGCATTCAGCTCGGACAGAGCTCCGGCCATGCCGTCTTAGACGAGGCCGCCAAGCATATTGTCGCCTTGGCCTCACCTTTTGCGCCGTTTCCGCCCGAAATGCGGCGCCAATATGATCAATTGATGATTACACGCACTTGGGCATTTCGGGGTGAACGCTTGACGCCTGGGCGGTGA
- a CDS encoding FAD:protein FMN transferase — translation MKAGVRLCLFLGVIGITALLTACDRPDIHRDRFIAFGTVIELSIYSSDARAAAEAAQLIREELEEMHQAWHAWQPSLLTQTNELLALGHELLIHPQLLPLLEDARRLSEASDGLFHPGLGQLFALWGFHSDEPLGPSPSDEEITALLDAHPSMQDLIIDAGFIKSTNPALQLDLGAYAKGYALDQLSDLLRKQGIENAIINAGGDLKAMGRPGKRPWRIGIRDPNNGVLAGIDTRDNEAIFTSGDYERYFEFEGQRFHHILDPRTGYPARGTRSVTVIHENAAQADAAVTALFVAGPERWLDIAQQMGMHYVMLLDDEDVLHVTEPMQNRLVLERQPAAVRVYRP, via the coding sequence ATGAAGGCAGGGGTTCGCCTGTGCCTATTTTTGGGCGTAATCGGCATCACGGCCTTGCTGACGGCATGTGACCGCCCTGACATCCACCGCGATCGTTTTATCGCCTTTGGTACGGTCATCGAGCTGAGCATTTATTCCTCGGATGCCCGGGCCGCTGCCGAGGCGGCACAGCTTATTCGCGAGGAACTGGAGGAAATGCACCAAGCTTGGCACGCCTGGCAGCCCAGCCTGCTCACCCAAACCAATGAGCTATTGGCATTGGGTCATGAGCTTTTGATCCATCCCCAATTACTGCCACTACTGGAGGATGCGCGGCGCCTGTCAGAGGCCAGTGATGGGCTGTTTCATCCAGGCCTGGGGCAACTCTTTGCCTTGTGGGGTTTTCATTCGGACGAGCCTCTTGGCCCATCCCCTTCAGACGAAGAAATTACCGCCCTGCTGGATGCCCATCCCAGCATGCAAGATCTGATCATTGATGCGGGTTTTATCAAAAGCACTAATCCAGCCCTGCAACTGGATCTGGGGGCTTATGCCAAGGGCTATGCCCTAGACCAACTGAGCGACTTACTCAGAAAACAGGGTATTGAAAATGCCATCATTAATGCCGGCGGCGACCTAAAGGCCATGGGCCGGCCGGGCAAGCGGCCTTGGCGCATCGGCATACGCGACCCCAATAATGGCGTGTTGGCAGGAATAGACACCCGGGACAACGAAGCGATCTTCACCTCGGGGGATTATGAGCGCTATTTTGAGTTCGAGGGTCAACGCTTTCATCATATTTTGGATCCACGCACGGGTTACCCAGCGCGCGGCACCCGCTCGGTGACGGTGATTCACGAAAACGCCGCGCAGGCCGATGCCGCGGTGACCGCCTTATTCGTTGCTGGTCCTGAACGCTGGCTGGATATCGCCCAACAAATGGGTATGCACTATGTGATGCTATTGGATGATGAGGATGTCCTGCATGTCACTGAACCCATGCAAAATCGACTGGTGCTGGAACGCCAACCAGCGGCGGTTCGGGTGTATCGCCCATGA
- a CDS encoding YggS family pyridoxal phosphate-dependent enzyme, translated as MMASANTLCARIDAVRATIDRAAKQYGRRSEDVTLLAVSKTRTADEIRQAVACGQRAFGENYASELQEKSAVLADKALSWHFIGPVQSNKTRLIAERADWLHSLDRERIARRLNDQRPEQRPALNVCIQVNISDEPSKSGVAPEEILGLAEQIRALPRLRLRGLMAIPAPTDDPAQQRQAFAQLRACLEDLQTRGYELDTLSMGMSDDLEAAIAEGATIVRVGTAIFGSRSG; from the coding sequence ATGATGGCTTCGGCAAATACTTTATGTGCGCGTATTGACGCCGTGCGTGCAACGATTGATCGAGCCGCAAAGCAATATGGGCGCCGCAGTGAAGATGTCACCTTGCTGGCCGTGAGTAAGACACGCACTGCTGACGAAATTCGTCAGGCTGTGGCCTGCGGACAACGGGCGTTTGGCGAAAACTACGCCTCCGAGCTTCAAGAAAAGTCCGCCGTACTGGCTGATAAAGCGTTGAGTTGGCACTTTATTGGCCCAGTACAAAGCAATAAAACCCGCCTGATTGCCGAGCGCGCTGATTGGCTGCATTCATTAGATCGAGAGCGCATTGCTCGCCGGCTGAATGATCAAAGGCCTGAGCAGCGGCCTGCTTTGAATGTTTGTATTCAGGTCAACATCAGTGACGAACCCAGTAAGTCTGGTGTTGCTCCTGAGGAAATACTCGGACTTGCTGAGCAAATACGGGCTTTGCCCCGTCTGCGCTTAAGGGGGTTAATGGCCATACCCGCGCCAACCGATGATCCAGCACAGCAACGCCAAGCTTTCGCCCAACTACGCGCCTGCCTAGAGGATCTGCAAACTCGTGGTTATGAGCTGGACACCCTATCCATGGGTATGAGTGATGATCTGGAAGCAGCGATTGCCGAGGGAGCGACGATAGTGCGCGTTGGCACCGCGATCTTTGGCTCACGTTCGGGTTAA
- the ruvX gene encoding Holliday junction resolvase RuvX, whose protein sequence is MPDSLRHDLGTVMGLDFGLRRIGIAVGNDITGTAQPVDTLQANDGEPDWSRLDRLIQQWRPGCFILGQPKQDDQTHPLEAHIRAFGDKLSQRFDLPLYEVNEQFSSRAAESHLLMQRQQGNRGRIKKQDIDALAAAMLVEQWLADRSRGEQI, encoded by the coding sequence ATGCCTGACTCGCTGCGCCATGATTTGGGTACGGTGATGGGACTGGATTTTGGTTTAAGACGTATTGGCATTGCGGTGGGTAATGACATCACGGGTACCGCTCAACCCGTGGACACCCTCCAAGCCAACGATGGGGAACCTGACTGGTCGCGCTTGGATCGGCTGATTCAGCAATGGCGGCCCGGCTGCTTCATTCTCGGCCAGCCCAAACAAGATGATCAGACTCACCCCTTGGAAGCGCACATCCGCGCCTTTGGCGATAAACTCAGCCAACGTTTTGATCTGCCCCTGTATGAAGTCAATGAGCAATTTAGCTCGCGGGCGGCAGAATCACATCTTTTGATGCAACGCCAACAGGGTAACCGTGGGCGCATCAAAAAACAGGATATTGATGCATTGGCAGCAGCCATGCTGGTAGAACAATGGTTGGCCGATAGGTCTCGAGGAGAGCAGATATGA
- a CDS encoding aspartate carbamoyltransferase catalytic subunit → MTEETQMTTASGPLPPSLQFNARGNLRHLLTIEGLSRELILQILDTAESFSGMGTVKKVPLLRGKTVMNLFFEASTRTRTTFELAAKRLSADVLNINISTSATVKGESLLDTLRNLEAMLVDMFVVRHADSGAAHFIARHVAPHISVLNAGDGRHAHPTQALLDMFTIRRHKPDFTQLRVAIVGDILHSRVARSQIHALNLLNTGEVRVIGPKTLLPAYVEDLGVHVYHDIRQGLKDVDVVIMLRLQKERMDSGLLPSEQEFFALWGLDEERLSLTASDSIVMHPGPTNRGVEIDTRVADGPRSVILEQVSNGVAVRMAVMAMIMGSGAQAEAEA, encoded by the coding sequence ATGACTGAAGAGACTCAGATGACGACCGCATCAGGACCTCTGCCGCCATCTCTGCAGTTTAATGCGCGCGGCAACCTGCGCCACCTACTGACCATCGAAGGTCTGTCACGCGAGCTGATTTTGCAGATCTTGGATACGGCTGAGTCTTTCAGCGGCATGGGAACCGTCAAAAAAGTCCCGCTGCTGCGCGGCAAAACGGTGATGAATCTGTTTTTTGAAGCCAGCACGCGCACCCGAACCACTTTTGAACTGGCGGCTAAACGGCTGTCTGCTGATGTACTCAATATCAACATCAGCACCTCTGCCACGGTGAAGGGTGAGAGCCTGCTGGATACCCTACGTAACCTGGAGGCCATGTTGGTAGATATGTTTGTGGTCCGCCATGCCGACAGTGGTGCCGCGCATTTTATTGCCCGCCATGTAGCGCCGCACATCAGCGTTTTAAATGCCGGAGACGGCCGCCATGCGCATCCGACGCAGGCATTACTGGATATGTTTACAATTCGCCGCCACAAGCCAGATTTCACGCAACTGCGGGTGGCTATCGTCGGTGACATCCTGCACTCACGTGTGGCGCGCTCACAAATTCATGCCCTGAATCTGCTGAATACCGGCGAGGTGCGGGTGATTGGCCCGAAAACTCTGTTGCCCGCCTATGTCGAAGACCTGGGTGTGCATGTCTATCATGACATCCGCCAAGGCCTGAAAGATGTTGATGTTGTGATCATGTTAAGACTGCAAAAAGAGCGCATGGACAGCGGGCTTTTGCCCTCAGAGCAAGAATTCTTTGCGCTTTGGGGATTGGATGAGGAGCGGCTATCTCTAACCGCGTCAGACAGCATTGTTATGCATCCCGGGCCCACCAATCGCGGCGTGGAAATTGACACGCGCGTTGCCGATGGGCCGCGCTCGGTCATTCTCGAACAAGTCAGCAATGGGGTGGCCGTGCGCATGGCGGTGATGGCCATGATTATGGGCAGCGGCGCGCAGGCGGAGGCCGAAGCATGA
- a CDS encoding dihydroorotate dehydrogenase electron transfer subunit — protein sequence MDKPHRGTIFVEDAEVLSHDVYPADQYILRVAAPQCAAHAKPGSFVHLQCGPQLAMRRPLSIMRVDARAGWVEFLYKAIGDGTKLLATRRVGERLSMMGPIGHPFTLPHGDRPRALLLGGGVGIPPMVFLADALRHEPICEPFVIMGSEVPFPFKTRPSKILVPGMPEGTIAAMPLLEDWGVASRLTSQAGFPGCYEGYVTDLARHWLDALSDGQRQEVQIYACGPHPMLAACAALAREYHLPCQVSLEEYMACAVGGCAGCVVEVKTPQGSAMKRVCVDGPVFAAETVFFSVA from the coding sequence ATGGATAAACCACACCGCGGCACGATTTTTGTTGAAGACGCGGAGGTCCTCAGCCACGACGTCTATCCGGCAGATCAATATATCTTACGTGTTGCTGCCCCTCAGTGTGCTGCCCATGCCAAGCCAGGGAGCTTTGTACATCTTCAGTGTGGCCCGCAACTGGCCATGCGCCGCCCGTTGTCTATCATGCGTGTGGATGCCCGAGCCGGCTGGGTAGAGTTTCTATACAAGGCGATTGGTGACGGCACCAAGCTGTTGGCCACACGCCGCGTCGGTGAGCGCCTGAGTATGATGGGTCCGATTGGCCATCCCTTTACGCTACCCCATGGCGATCGCCCACGCGCTTTGCTGTTGGGCGGCGGCGTTGGCATACCCCCTATGGTTTTTTTGGCTGATGCTTTACGGCATGAGCCTATCTGTGAGCCCTTTGTCATCATGGGTTCAGAAGTCCCGTTCCCCTTCAAAACCCGGCCCTCAAAAATATTGGTGCCAGGCATGCCCGAGGGCACGATTGCTGCCATGCCTTTGCTAGAGGACTGGGGGGTGGCCTCCCGACTCACCAGTCAAGCGGGGTTTCCCGGCTGCTATGAAGGTTACGTCACTGATCTGGCTCGGCACTGGCTGGATGCCTTGAGTGATGGTCAGCGGCAAGAAGTACAAATCTATGCCTGTGGACCGCATCCCATGCTGGCAGCCTGCGCCGCGCTGGCCCGCGAGTATCATCTACCCTGTCAGGTGTCGTTGGAGGAGTACATGGCCTGTGCCGTGGGTGGGTGCGCTGGTTGTGTGGTCGAGGTCAAAACACCTCAAGGGTCAGCCATGAAACGCGTTTGCGTTGATGGCCCCGTATTTGCCGCTGAAACGGTGTTTTTCTCTGTAGCATGA
- a CDS encoding dihydroorotase, protein MKILIENARLLDPAQKLDQIGSLHIVDGQLLSIDDSSAGFEPDRRIDATGLWAFPGLVDLACRLREPGQTHKASIASETRAAAHAGITSLVCLPDTSPPVDSPAQIELIHRRAQQACGVRVHTLGALTSGLEGRQLSDMAALQRAGAVGLTQALKPMGSHLLLRRALEYAASHDITVMLHPLDHDLAAHGCAHEGAVATRLGLRSIPQAAETAALGVILALVAQTGARVHLCRLSSAGGAEMVARAVADGLPVTADVCAHQLFLTEMDVADFNALCHVMPPLRTLRDRDGLRRAVAQGHIQAICSDHQPHNLDAKLAPFPATEPGISALETLLPLTLRLVEEGVMPLLDAIQRVTSGAASVLNLPCGSLAAGQAADIVLFDPHAVYAPDIENWVSAGRNSPFFGWEFNGRVTHTMVHGQIIYEAQKEN, encoded by the coding sequence ATGAAAATCCTCATTGAAAATGCCCGCCTGCTGGATCCCGCACAAAAACTAGATCAAATTGGCTCGTTGCATATCGTTGATGGCCAGTTACTGAGCATTGATGATAGCTCTGCGGGCTTTGAGCCCGATCGGCGTATTGATGCCACAGGCCTATGGGCATTTCCTGGGCTGGTCGACCTTGCTTGCCGCCTACGCGAACCGGGACAAACTCACAAAGCCAGTATCGCCTCGGAGACTCGAGCGGCTGCCCATGCTGGGATCACTTCCTTGGTCTGCCTGCCGGATACATCCCCACCGGTCGACTCGCCGGCACAAATCGAACTCATCCATCGCCGTGCGCAACAGGCCTGTGGCGTGCGGGTCCACACTTTGGGGGCGCTCACATCAGGACTGGAAGGGCGACAATTATCGGACATGGCAGCCCTGCAGCGTGCCGGCGCAGTGGGACTGACTCAGGCTTTAAAGCCCATGGGCAGCCATTTACTCCTACGTCGTGCTTTGGAATATGCCGCCAGCCATGACATCACCGTGATGCTGCATCCTCTGGATCATGATCTCGCTGCTCATGGCTGCGCCCATGAGGGGGCTGTGGCCACGCGGCTGGGACTGCGCAGTATCCCACAGGCGGCTGAGACAGCAGCGCTGGGTGTTATTTTGGCCTTGGTGGCACAAACCGGTGCAAGGGTGCATTTATGCCGCCTTTCCAGCGCGGGCGGAGCGGAGATGGTGGCGCGCGCGGTTGCCGATGGCTTACCCGTGACTGCCGATGTTTGCGCTCATCAATTGTTCCTCACGGAAATGGATGTGGCGGATTTCAACGCCTTATGCCATGTGATGCCGCCGCTGCGGACCCTACGTGACAGGGACGGTCTGCGTCGCGCTGTGGCTCAGGGACACATACAGGCGATATGTTCGGATCATCAGCCGCATAATCTGGATGCCAAGTTAGCCCCATTTCCGGCGACTGAACCGGGGATATCCGCCCTAGAAACCCTGCTGCCGCTGACGCTACGATTGGTAGAAGAGGGTGTTATGCCCTTGCTGGATGCGATTCAACGAGTCACCAGTGGGGCGGCCAGCGTTCTCAACCTGCCTTGTGGCAGCTTGGCTGCCGGCCAAGCGGCGGATATTGTTCTATTTGATCCACATGCCGTGTATGCGCCCGATATTGAAAATTGGGTAAGCGCCGGACGCAATAGTCCATTTTTTGGTTGGGAGTTCAACGGCCGTGTGACCCATACAATGGTGCATGGTCAGATCATTTATGAAGCCCAAAAGGAAAATTAG
- a CDS encoding Gx transporter family protein produces the protein MRIATTAEDHRIAVLAALAIAIHVLETALPSPIPGIKPGLANVITVLVLLQFGWHTAAWVTALRILAGSLVIGSFLSPTFLLSAAGAGLSLAMLGLAWRLRLGLTAIGLSIVAALSHMLGQFLLAWWLFIPHPALFKLLPVLLTFAMIFGVLSGTIAAMIHRRLTIGTHQT, from the coding sequence ATGCGTATCGCAACCACGGCAGAGGACCATCGAATAGCGGTGCTGGCAGCACTGGCGATCGCGATTCATGTTCTGGAAACCGCGCTACCCAGCCCGATTCCGGGCATCAAGCCGGGCTTGGCCAATGTCATCACCGTTTTGGTTTTGCTGCAATTTGGCTGGCACACCGCGGCCTGGGTGACGGCACTGCGGATTTTGGCGGGCAGTCTTGTGATCGGCAGCTTCTTAAGCCCGACCTTTCTACTCAGCGCTGCTGGGGCCGGGCTTAGCCTGGCAATGTTGGGTTTGGCATGGCGGCTGCGGTTGGGACTGACCGCCATTGGCCTGAGTATTGTTGCTGCGTTAAGCCATATGCTGGGTCAGTTTCTGCTTGCCTGGTGGCTGTTCATCCCCCACCCTGCCCTGTTTAAGCTACTCCCGGTGTTGCTCACTTTTGCCATGATCTTTGGTGTCTTGAGCGGTACCATTGCCGCCATGATTCATCGCCGCCTGACCATTGGCACGCATCAAACATGA
- a CDS encoding 16S rRNA (uracil(1498)-N(3))-methyltransferase yields the protein MRLNRCYVDQPLHCGQELILDERAHRHLVQVLRLRVGTPLVLFNGQGGEHEARLIDVQRRESRAVIDTFVNRDTRPKWRIQLAQGLAKGERMDFILQKATELGVAEIQPVIAQRSVGPDDAKRLAKRLQHWQGVVISACEQCGRNDLPLLHPVLALSNWINQMGETSAAEWGCFYLDPGASQSLSVADCPVSGAHLLIGPEGGLDPREIAQAQTAGFRGLTLGPRILRTETAGLAALAILQSRCGDMR from the coding sequence ATGAGACTCAACCGCTGTTATGTCGATCAGCCACTGCACTGCGGGCAAGAGCTGATCCTGGATGAACGCGCGCATCGCCATCTGGTGCAAGTACTGAGGCTGCGCGTAGGCACACCGCTGGTTTTATTTAATGGACAAGGTGGCGAGCATGAGGCGCGGCTGATAGACGTGCAGCGGCGGGAATCTCGGGCCGTTATCGATACTTTTGTGAACCGAGACACTCGCCCAAAATGGCGCATCCAATTGGCTCAAGGACTGGCCAAGGGCGAGCGCATGGACTTTATTCTGCAAAAGGCCACTGAACTGGGCGTTGCTGAGATTCAGCCGGTGATCGCCCAACGCAGCGTCGGGCCAGATGATGCCAAACGTTTGGCCAAACGCCTGCAGCATTGGCAGGGCGTTGTCATTAGCGCCTGCGAACAATGTGGCCGCAATGACTTGCCTCTATTGCACCCCGTCTTGGCATTGAGCAATTGGATCAATCAAATGGGGGAAACATCGGCTGCGGAATGGGGCTGCTTTTACTTAGACCCTGGCGCCTCACAAAGCTTGTCTGTGGCGGATTGCCCTGTATCGGGTGCGCATTTATTGATTGGCCCTGAGGGCGGCTTGGATCCTCGAGAAATCGCGCAAGCACAAACGGCCGGCTTTCGGGGTCTAACCTTAGGTCCGCGTATTTTGCGCACCGAAACCGCAGGATTGGCAGCTTTAGCAATCCTACAATCACGCTGCGGAGATATGCGTTAA
- a CDS encoding NusG domain II-containing protein has product MSRADALVLIMAAGLVAFSYASFWAPAAPGSELRIVQGDSELMRLSLSSDQVLEVAGPAGITHVEIRDGAARCASSPGPRGICEGAGWLREAGDVAVSLPNRLIIEVLGQAERFDSLNY; this is encoded by the coding sequence ATGAGCCGCGCTGACGCTTTGGTATTGATCATGGCCGCTGGCTTGGTGGCCTTCAGCTACGCCAGTTTTTGGGCCCCCGCCGCGCCAGGTTCTGAGCTGCGTATTGTGCAAGGCGATAGCGAACTGATGCGGCTGTCCCTGTCCAGTGACCAAGTGCTGGAAGTGGCGGGCCCAGCGGGTATCACTCACGTAGAGATTCGTGACGGTGCCGCGCGCTGCGCATCCTCACCAGGGCCCCGAGGTATTTGTGAAGGCGCGGGCTGGCTGCGCGAGGCGGGCGATGTCGCGGTCAGCCTGCCCAATCGTCTTATTATTGAAGTATTGGGACAGGCGGAGCGATTCGACAGCCTGAATTATTGA
- the pyrR gene encoding bifunctional pyr operon transcriptional regulator/uracil phosphoribosyltransferase PyrR: protein MKKPVSETLDGMVADLKTYLQTHKIDDPVLLGIHTGGAWVAQALQARLGDDISLGQLDISFYRDDFSRIGMHPQVRPSNIPFSIENRHVLLVDDVLYTGRTIRAAMNEIFDYGRPASITLVVLVERDGRELPIEAQVVGAHLQLAADEQIKLRGPDPLHLDIVSLEPEDD, encoded by the coding sequence ATGAAGAAACCAGTCAGTGAGACGCTCGATGGTATGGTGGCCGATCTCAAGACCTATCTGCAAACCCACAAAATTGATGATCCAGTCCTGTTAGGAATACATACGGGCGGGGCTTGGGTAGCTCAAGCCTTGCAAGCACGCCTTGGCGATGACATCTCTTTGGGACAATTGGATATCTCATTTTATCGCGATGACTTCAGTCGCATTGGCATGCACCCCCAAGTGAGGCCCAGCAACATCCCTTTCTCAATAGAAAATCGGCATGTGCTACTGGTCGATGATGTGCTGTATACCGGGCGCACCATTCGCGCTGCGATGAATGAGATCTTTGATTACGGGCGGCCTGCTTCTATCACCTTGGTGGTCTTAGTCGAGCGCGATGGTCGCGAGTTACCGATAGAGGCTCAAGTTGTGGGTGCGCATTTGCAGCTAGCCGCCGATGAGCAGATCAAGCTGCGCGGGCCAGACCCCCTGCATTTGGATATCGTCAGCTTGGAGCCAGAGGATGACTGA